cgcaagaagcttgtgtagtgctccggagaagagctttgtgaggggcatcgtgctcgccctgcgggagctaCGAAGAGAAActttagttgagcgtgtcattgagctaccctcacttttggggtaggttcttgtggtgcctggCGTGCggacttggcgggtgatgccaattagccgtcgaaccaccaagtgagcggtcgacacaatggggacgtagtgtgttggcaagcacgtgaacctcgggagaaaattcaccgtgtcaacattgttcttcccattggtttgccatccccttacacaagcttgtaattactttcacatacattgtgcttgtgtagttgctcttataattatttagcttgtgtagcttgctagttaccttcttgtttgtgtagcatagaagtagctttcttgcgtggctaattttgtttgtgtaaccttgttagtcacattgcttagtttgtgtagcaaaGTATtggcgctctctaatttggcattggttgccttgtttttgagcattgctagtgagcttaggagctttgtgcttttgcttactagaattgtgtaggagctccccggtgtgcaaaatactagtggcataggtttgtgtgaccttgctcctagaattggataggtgagctctagctagcccagcacctttgttgcctaattaggatttttataaggtgcttgtgaactttgatagaggggtgtagtcttggctagaccgattgttttaattccgcatttgtttcgattAGACAGCACggttaaatttagaaaggactattcacccccctctagtctgccatctcgacccatCACTAGGACCCTGGTCGGAAATGCATtttgacagggcttctactagctgactgcagtagccaacgctgaacagattgtgcgcacctgcgaagggtgtcaatactacgcttggCAGACCCACCagctggcccaagcactccaaacgatccccatcatagggccattcgtggtctaggggctcaatatggtcgaacctctcaagagagcgcccgggggctatacgcacttgcttgtcaccatagataagtttacaaagcggatagaggctcggccgatctctgtgatcaagtccgagcaagccgtgttgttctttcttaacatcgtccatcgctttagagtcccaaactccattatcacggacaatggcacacagttcaccaggaaaaagttcctctgattctatgatgaataccacatccacgtcgattaggccgccgtggcgcacccccgcacgaatgggcaggtcgagcgcgcgaaTGTCATAGTCCTACATggtctcaagcctaggatcttcaaccagttgaacaagtttggtggacgatgggttGCGGAGCTCCccgtggtgctctggagcctgaggatgacccccagccAGACCATCGGCTACACatccttcttcatggtctatggttccaaggctatcctcccgacctacctcgactatggagcgccaagggtcagggcgtacaacGAGCAGGGAGTCGAggggtccctcgaggatgccatggatcagcttGACGAGGTgcatgatgttgccctcctccactcagcTAAGTACCAACAGGCGTTGCGCCGGTACCATAGCCGTTGGGtgcggggttgggccttcaacatcggggacctggtactccgcctcgtccagagcaacaaaaaccgtcataagctctctccaccatgggagggaccatacatcgtcCCAGAAGTGCTCCGACCCGACACCTACAAGCTGAAGACCATCAACGGCAAGGTCTTCGTCAACGCATGGAACATCAAGcaactacgtcgtttttacccttagcaTATGCGTGTGCCCATGAAAACTATGAATGGTGTTTCTGAAATACAAAAATGCTTTATTTTTCGCTATCTTatcctcgatccttagtgacacccgaccccagaaATGACACAGGGctag
This sequence is a window from Miscanthus floridulus cultivar M001 chromosome 10, ASM1932011v1, whole genome shotgun sequence. Protein-coding genes within it:
- the LOC136489215 gene encoding uncharacterized protein, producing MAAYCREVRQLEDKFNGLELNHIPRRLNEAADTLAKMVSDREPVPIGIFASDQYKPSAAVAHPRTNGQVERANVIVLHGLKPRIFNQLNKFGGRWVAELPVVLWSLRMTPSQTIGYTSFFMVYGSKAILPTYLDYGAPRVRAYNEQGVEGSLEDAMDQLDEVHDVALLHSAKYQQALRRYHSRWVRGWAFNIGDLVLRLVQSNKNRHKLSPPWEGPYIVPEVLRPDTYKLKTINGKVFVNAWNIKQLRRFYP